One window of Deltaproteobacteria bacterium genomic DNA carries:
- a CDS encoding PilZ domain-containing protein, with translation MGRPPELTGEDKREAFRIDDSLPVMIHAVEDLESSSAEELDLADWEELSLSDAQGENLNPLLRKMLIAMNKKLDRVLERLPVDLVKVKAQPINLSSAGIRVVDKKKFKPEQEVRIKMLLPTLPVQEILVSGKVVRVASLKNGQYEVAFRFHDLDEEVKDEIIQFILKQQRKAIMARRQQRETDGS, from the coding sequence ATGGGACGTCCTCCCGAATTGACCGGAGAAGATAAAAGAGAGGCCTTCCGTATCGATGATTCCTTGCCGGTCATGATTCACGCGGTCGAAGACCTCGAATCCTCTTCCGCCGAGGAACTGGACCTGGCGGATTGGGAGGAATTATCGCTTTCGGACGCTCAAGGGGAAAACCTTAATCCCCTTCTCCGGAAGATGTTGATTGCGATGAACAAAAAACTGGATCGGGTTTTAGAAAGGCTTCCTGTTGATTTGGTCAAGGTCAAGGCCCAACCGATCAACCTTAGTTCTGCTGGAATACGGGTGGTTGATAAGAAAAAATTCAAGCCCGAGCAAGAAGTCAGAATCAAAATGCTGTTGCCGACTCTTCCGGTTCAAGAAATCTTAGTAAGCGGTAAGGTGGTCCGGGTTGCCTCCTTGAAAAATGGCCAGTATGAGGTGGCGTTCCGTTTCCATGATCTGGACGAAGAGGTAAAAGATGAGATTATTCAATTTATCTTAAAGCAACAACGGAAGGCCATTATGGCCCGAAGGCAACAAAGAGAAACAGATGGATCCTAA